In one Silene latifolia isolate original U9 population chromosome 10, ASM4854445v1, whole genome shotgun sequence genomic region, the following are encoded:
- the LOC141604570 gene encoding uncharacterized protein LOC141604570 isoform X2, producing the protein MAQVIRGAAVVTSQWQRLVVVCLKKSTYAGAVTRRYTQSHRQAKGALKLPRQVQVEKKEEDEEEKRRSRNQLKKEAHEAVRWGMELASFSIPQIKRILLAASLEKEKLGPDVREGKRRQFNYIGKLLRDAQPDLLGALIQATKDGDQSRFQSLADSVKLVTNGPEQDLYETESESESESDLQPEDSGDHLTLATRWFDGFIKKDIQISNEVYSVNSVEFDRQELRRLVRNVHYIQDRCKGDDQDPGETAAAAKAAATNSLRCFLISIAKRLSISSNLAV; encoded by the exons ATGGCGCAGGTGATAAGAGGAGCAGCCGTGGTGACGAGTCAGTGGCAGCGGCTTGTAGTCGTATGTCTGAAGAAGAGCACATACGCGGGCGCAGTGACACGGCGTTACACACAAAGCCACAGGCAGGCAAAAGGGGCGCTGAAATTGCCAAGACAAGTACAAGTCGAAAAGAAAGAGGAGGATGAGGAAGAGAAAAGGAGGAGCAGGAATCAATTGAAAAAAGAAGCTCATGAGGCTGTTCGATGGGGAATGGAACTTGCTTCTTTCTCCATTCCTCAAATCAAGCGCATTCTCCT GGCTGCTTCTTTGGAGAAAGAG AAACTTGGACCTGATGTTCGTGAAGGCAAAAGACGGCAATTCAATTATATAG GGAAACTGCTCCGGGATGCACAACCAGATTTGCTTGGAGCTTTAATTCAAGCTACCAAAGACGGTGACCAGTCTAGGTTTCAGTCATTAGCTGATTCTGTTAAATTGGTCACTAATGGCCCTGAACAAGACTTATATGAAACTGAATCTGAATCCGAATCCGAATCCGACCTCCAACCTGAG GATTCTGGCGATCATTTAACTCTAGCAACTAGATGGTTTGACGGTTTTATAAAAAAGGATATCCAGATAAGCAATGAAGTTTATTCTGTTAATAGTGTCGAGTTTGACCGCCAG GAGTTGAGGAGACTTGTTCGgaatgtgcattacatccaagaTCGTTGCAAAGGTGATGATCAAGACCCAGGAGAGACAGCTGCTGCTGCTAAAGCAGCTGCTACCAATTCGCTTCGTTGTTTCCTTATTTCTATAGCAAAACGTCTCTCAATCTCCTCAAATTTAGCAGTGTGA
- the LOC141604570 gene encoding uncharacterized protein LOC141604570 isoform X1 encodes MAQVIRGAAVVTSQWQRLVVVCLKKSTYAGAVTRRYTQSHRQAKGALKLPRQVQVEKKEEDEEEKRRSRNQLKKEAHEAVRWGMELASFSIPQIKRILLAASLEKEVLEALMLVKKLGPDVREGKRRQFNYIGKLLRDAQPDLLGALIQATKDGDQSRFQSLADSVKLVTNGPEQDLYETESESESESDLQPEDSGDHLTLATRWFDGFIKKDIQISNEVYSVNSVEFDRQELRRLVRNVHYIQDRCKGDDQDPGETAAAAKAAATNSLRCFLISIAKRLSISSNLAV; translated from the exons ATGGCGCAGGTGATAAGAGGAGCAGCCGTGGTGACGAGTCAGTGGCAGCGGCTTGTAGTCGTATGTCTGAAGAAGAGCACATACGCGGGCGCAGTGACACGGCGTTACACACAAAGCCACAGGCAGGCAAAAGGGGCGCTGAAATTGCCAAGACAAGTACAAGTCGAAAAGAAAGAGGAGGATGAGGAAGAGAAAAGGAGGAGCAGGAATCAATTGAAAAAAGAAGCTCATGAGGCTGTTCGATGGGGAATGGAACTTGCTTCTTTCTCCATTCCTCAAATCAAGCGCATTCTCCT GGCTGCTTCTTTGGAGAAAGAGGTATTGGAGGCTCTAATGCTAGTTAAG AAACTTGGACCTGATGTTCGTGAAGGCAAAAGACGGCAATTCAATTATATAG GGAAACTGCTCCGGGATGCACAACCAGATTTGCTTGGAGCTTTAATTCAAGCTACCAAAGACGGTGACCAGTCTAGGTTTCAGTCATTAGCTGATTCTGTTAAATTGGTCACTAATGGCCCTGAACAAGACTTATATGAAACTGAATCTGAATCCGAATCCGAATCCGACCTCCAACCTGAG GATTCTGGCGATCATTTAACTCTAGCAACTAGATGGTTTGACGGTTTTATAAAAAAGGATATCCAGATAAGCAATGAAGTTTATTCTGTTAATAGTGTCGAGTTTGACCGCCAG GAGTTGAGGAGACTTGTTCGgaatgtgcattacatccaagaTCGTTGCAAAGGTGATGATCAAGACCCAGGAGAGACAGCTGCTGCTGCTAAAGCAGCTGCTACCAATTCGCTTCGTTGTTTCCTTATTTCTATAGCAAAACGTCTCTCAATCTCCTCAAATTTAGCAGTGTGA